A portion of the Callithrix jacchus isolate 240 chromosome 13, calJac240_pri, whole genome shotgun sequence genome contains these proteins:
- the TXNDC2 gene encoding thioredoxin domain-containing protein 2, translated as MDIDKELVMESVKPGAPGKPEMRLGTKEETNEGDANESSLEVLSSNVPLLTLDFLDTTQAKEKVFLPMVSHTFHMPTEESDAPQQGDDLSESSANTSQPKQNDLPKSSAKPIQPKLGTIPKSSAKPIQPKLGTIPKSSAKPIQPKLDSIPKSSAKPIQPKQGDTSKSSVKTIQPKLGNIPKSSVKPSQPKSPEETIQAKEGDIPKSQEETIQAKESDITKSPEETIQAKESDITKSPKEAIQPKEGDIPKLPEEAIQPKEGDIPESPEEAIQPKEGDILIKPEEETTESLEGDMVKMILSKEDFEAALKEAGQKLVAVDFSATWCGPCRTIRPFFHALSEKHEDVVFLEVDADGCEEVVRDCAVMCVPTFQFYKKEEKVDEFCGALKEKLEAVIAELK; from the exons ATGGATATAGACAAGGAACTAGTAATGGAAAGTGTTAAACCTGGAGCCCCTGGAAAACcagaaatgaggctgggcactAAGGAAGAAACAAATGAAGGTGACGCTAATG AAAGTTCATTAGAAGTCTTGTCCAGCAATGTGCCTCTCCTGACCCTGGACTTCTTGGACACAACCCAGGCCAAAGAGAAGGTCTTTCTCCCCATGGTCAGCCACACGTTCCACATGCCCACAGAGGAGTCCGACGCCCCACAGCAAGGTGACGACCTATCCGAGTCCTCAGCAAACACCAGCCAGCCCAAGCAGAACGACCTCCCCAAGTCCTCAGCAAAACCCATCCAGCCCAAGCTGGGCACTATTCCCAAGTCCTCAGCAAAACCCATCCAGCCCAAGCTGGGCACTATTCCCAAGTCCTCAGCAAAACCCATCCAGCCTAAGCTGGACAGTATTCCCAAGTCCTCAGCAAAACCCATCCAGCCCAAGCAGGGTGACACCTCCAAGTCCTCAGTAAAGACCATCCAGCCCAAGCTAGGCAATATTCCCAAGTCCTCAGTGAAGCCCAGCCAGCCCAAGTCCCCAGAAGAAACCATCCAGGCCAAGGAAGGTGACATCCCCAAATCCCAAGAAGAAACCATCCAGGCCAAGGAAAGTGACATCACCAAGTCCCCAGAAGAAACCATCCAGGCCAAGGAAAGTGACATCACCAAGTCCCCCAAAGAAGCCATCCAGCCCAAAGAGGGTGACATCCCCAAGTTACCAGAAGAAGCCATCCAGCCTAAGGAGGGTGACATCCCTGAGTCCCCAGAAGAAGCCATCCAGCCCAAGGAGGGTGACATCCTAATAAAGCCTGAAGAAGAAACAACTGAGTCCCTGGAGGGGGACATGGTGAAAATGATCCTGAGCAAGGAGGACTTTGAGGCAGCACTGAAGGAGGCTGGGCAGAAGCTGGTAGCTGTGGACTTCTCAGCCACATGGTGTGGGCCCTGCAGGACCATCAGACCATTCTTCCATGCCCTGTCTGAGAAGCATGAGGATGTGGTGTTCCTGGAGGTGGACGCTGACGGCTGTGAGGAGGTAGTGAGAGACTGTGCTGTCATGTGTGTCCCAACctttcagttttataaaaaagaagaaaaggtggaCGAGTTTTGTGGCGCCCTTAAGGAAAAACTCGAAGCAGTCATTGCAGAATTAAAGTAA